The window GCTGATTTCGGCGGAGGCCTCATGATCGCGGAGAAGGCCATTCCCTACCTGCCGCGCGGGGTTCGGCTGCATTTCGACCGGGTGCGGGAGAAGTGGGTGCTGCTGGCGCCGGAGCGGGCGGTGGCGCTGGATGCGGTGGGCCACGCGGTGCTGAGCGAGATCGATGGGGCGCGGAGTTATGGCGAGGTCGTGAGCGGGCTGGCGGAAAAATACGCGGCGCCGCGCGAACAGATCGCCAAGGACAGCGCGCAGTTCCTTCAGGGGCTTCTCAACCGGCGTTTCCTGGAGCTGGCGCCATGACCGTTCGGCCCCCCATTGCGATGCTGGCGGAACTGACGCATCGCTGCCCATTGTCCTGCCCCTACTGTTCCAACCCGCTTGAGTTGGCGAAGAAGGAGCAGGAGCTGGATACGGCGACCTGGGTGGATGCGTTCCGGCAGGCCGCCGACCTTGGCGTTCTGCAACTTCATCTTTCGGGCGGTGAGCCTGCCAGCCGGCGCGACCTCGTGGAACTGGTGGAGGCCGCGCGGACGGCGGCGCTTTATACCAACCTCATCACTTCCGGCATCGGGCTGACGGAGCGGCGATTGCGGGAACTGGACGCGGCGGGGCTGGACCATGTCCAGCTTTCGTTGCAGGGCACGGACGCGGAGATGGCAGACCATATCGGCGGCTATCGGGGCGGGTTCGCACGGAAGATGCAGGTGGCGGAGTGGATCGGCGAAATCGGTTTTCCGCTGACGCTGAACGCCGTGCTGCACCGGCAGAACCTGCACCAGTTGCCGCGGGCGCTGGAGATGGCGGTGGAGATGGGCGCGCGGCGGATCGAGGTGGCCACGGTGCAGTTCCATGGCTGGGCCTTGAAGAACCGCGGTGCGATGATGCCGACGCGCGCGCAGGCGGCGGAGGCAACGAAAATCGTCGGCGAGGCCCGGAAGCGGCTGGAGGGTGTGCTGGTGATCGACTACGTGCCGGCTGACTATCATTCCGACTATCCCAAGCGCTGCATGGGCGGCTGGGGTTCCACCGGGCTGAACATCAACCCGGAGGGTAAAGTTCTGCCATGCCACGCGGCGGAGAGCATTCCGCATCTCACGTTTGACAATATCGCCGAAAAGTCGCTGCGGGAAATCTGGTACGAGGGCGCCGCCTTCAATGCCTATCGCGGCGACGACTGGATGCAGGAGCCGTGTTCGAGTTGCGAGCGCAAGGCGGTGGATTTCGGCGGTTGCCGCTGCCAGGCGATGGCGATTGCGGGCGATCCGAATGCCACCGACCCGGTGTGCATCAAATCGCCCGACCATGAAAAGCTGCGACGGATGGCCGAGGACTTCGCCGGCGATGATGCGGAGCTAATTTACCGCGGGTAGGATTTTCCTGTTTTGTTAACAGGTGTTTGCAGCGGTTTTTTCGCGTAGAATGACAGCAGGTTCTCGCGCTGCAGTGCGCCCATGTCCTGCCGGGTTTCAGCCGTGGCCGAGGCTTGGTGCGGCTGAAGAACTGCGTTCTTCAGCTTCAGGAAGCGCGGGTCTATTTTCGGCTCATTCTCAAAGACGTCGAGGCCGGCGCCGCCAAGACGGCCGGATTCCAGGGCGTCGAGCAGCGCGGGCTCATCGACTGTGGACCCCCGTGAGATGTTGACGAGAATGCCGCGGGGACCGATGGCCTCGATCACCTGTTTCGACACCAGCCCGGCGGTTCCAGGGCCGCCGGCGAGAGCGATGACAACGTGATCGGCCCAGTCGGCGAGGGCGACGTGATCGTCGAAATACTGCCAGCCGGGTGTTTCTTTCCGCGACCGGGATGAATAGCCGATCTCGCACTTGAAGGCGGCAAGGCGGGAGGCAATTTCATGGCCGATGCGGCCAAGGCCGATGATGCCGATGCGGCTGCCCGAAACCTTCTGCTTCAGTGGATAGGCGCCCTGCGTACCCCAGTTGCCGCTGCGGACCCAGGCCTCGGCGCCCATCATGTCGCGGGCCTGGGCGATCAGCATGGCGACGGCGAGGTCGGCGACATCATCGGAGAGGACATCGGGGGTGTTGGTGACGGCGATGCCGCGGGCGTCGGCCGCTTCAACGTCAATCGCATCGTAGCCGACGCCGAAGTTGGCAATCATCTTCAGGTTGGGCAGCGCATCCATGTAGGCGCCGTCTATCGGGGCGTGGCCCTTCATTGCCAGCGCGGTGATCTTGTCTGCCACATCACGGGGCAGGGAAGTGGCGCTGGCATCGGCGGCAAGTTCGTGCACGGTGAAGGCTTCCTGCATCGGCTGCATGTCCCATTCCGGATAGCTGCCGGTGATCAGTACGTCTGGCTTTGTCATATCGCTCCCTCGCGTTTTTGCCCTTGGTAAAGCAACGGCGCGGGTGATCAAGCCCGGGATGCGCTTGACAGGCGGTGCAGTGCAGGAAAGCCTGACGCGCAAACAGGGGAGGCGGCGATGGTTCAGCACAACAGGTTCAAGGCACGACTGAAGGCGGGCGAGGCGCAACTGGGGCTCTGGCTGAGCCTGTGCAGCCCGGTGGTTGCCGATGCAGTGGCCGATTCCGGCATGGACTGGGTGCTGCTGGACATGGAGCATGCGGCCAACAGCGAACAGACGGTGCTGGCGCAATTGCATGCCGGACAGGCTGGCTGCCCGGCGGTGGTGCGGCCGTGGTGGAACGACACGGTGCTGGTGAAGAGGTTGCTGGACATGGGCGCGGAGACGCTGCTGTTTCCGATGGTGCAGACGCCCGAGGAAGCGGCCGCGGCGGTGGCGGCGACGCGCTATCCGCCGGAGGGGGTGCGCGGGGTGAGCATGTCCCAGCGCGGCAACCGCTACGGGCGCGATGCAGGGTATCACGGGCGGGCCAATGCGGAGGTGTGCGTGCTGGTGCAGGTGGAAACGCGAGAGGCAATGGCGCGTATCGAGGAAATCGCAGCGGTGGACGGCGTGGACGGCGTATTTTTCGGCCCGGCGGACATTGCAGCCAGCCTCGGGCGGATCGGTGATCTGAACCATCAGGCTGTCTGGGATGAAATCTTCGCCGCCGCCGACAGGGTGCTGGCGATGGGCGTGCCGGTGGGAACGCTGATCGCCGTGCCGGACCGGGTGCGGGAATGCGTGGACAGGGGGTTTACATTCACCGCCTGCGGCAGTGATTTGAACCTCGTGGCGCGGGGCGCCGACAACCTGGTGAAGATGTACAAGGGAGACTGACCGTGACGGTGATAGCGCTGACGGGGGCCGCGGGACGGCTGGGTGGATATCTGCGCGAGGCGCTGGCGAAACGGGCGGACAAGGTGATCCTGACCGACCGGGTGTCGCCGGAAGGGTTGCGGGCAAACGAGGAGTTCCGGCAGGCCGAACTGGATGACTATGACGCGGTGCATGCGGCGTTGGCCGGAGCGGACGTGGTGCTGCATTTCGGCGCGATTGCCGATGAGGCGCCGTGGGACGAGATTTGGGGGCCGAACTTCGTCGGCGCGCGCAATGTCTGGGAAGCGGCGCATCAGCACGGGATCAGGCGGGTGATCTATGCCTCGTCCATCCATGCGGTGGGCATGTACCCGCGTACGCAGCGGATCGGTGTGGACACGCCGCATTATCCGGACAGTTTCTACGGGCTTTCCAAGTGTTTCGCCGAGAACCTCGGACGGCTGTACTGGGAGAAGCGGGGGATCGAGAGCGTGATGCTGCGGATCTATTCCTGCGCCCAGCCGAACAACGAGCGCAGCCTCGGCGTGTGGCTGAGCCCGCGCGATCTTGTGCAACTGGTGGAGAAGTCGCTGGATTGCCCGATTGTCGGCTGTTCGGTCGTCTACGGCGTCTCGGCCAACTCGCGCTGCCCGGTGAGCAACGAGGGGGCGAAGTTCCTTGGCTACGAGCCGGTGGACAATGCCGAGGAGTTTGCGCCGGAGATCCTGGCAGCCGCCAAGCCCGACCCGAGCGACAAGGCGCAACTGCATCATGGCAACGTCTTCGCCACCGGTGATCTGGGCGTGTCCGCCGTGGCGCTTATGGGGCGCGCGGAAGACGGGGAGGGCTGAGACGATGGCGACGGTACTGCTAGTCGGCGCGGGCAACATGGGCTTTGCAATGTTGAAGGGCTGGGCAAAGGATGGTGGCCTGCGGCTGATGGTCGTGGACCCGACGGAGGCCCTGCGGGATCGGGCGGCGGCCGTGGGCGCGGAAGTGTACGCCGATGTGGCGGAGGTGCCTCGGGAGACGGACATGATCGTGCTGGCGGTGAAACCGCAGGTGATGGACAAGGTCGCCCCGCCTTACGCGGAGTTTCCCGGCGCGGTGATGAGTGTCGCCGCCGGCGTCGGCGTGGCGCGGCTGCGGGGGCTGGTGGGTGAGCGGCCGATCGTGCGGGTGATGCCGAACACGCCTGCTGCCATCGGGCAGGGGATGAGCGTGGGCTATGCCGAAGGCGCGGATGACACCTTGCGGGCGCTGGTGGAGCGGCTGACGGGCGTGGTGGGCGAGACGGCGTGGATCGAGGACGAGGGGCTGATGGACGCGGTGACGGCGATCAGCGGCTCCGGCCCGGCCTACGTGTTCCACTTCATCGAGTGCCTCGCATCGGCCGGTGAGAAACTGGGGCTGGCGCCGGAGCTTGCCTTGCAGTTGGCCCGGCAGACGGTGGCCGGGGCAGGGGCACTGGCGCGCGAGGCGGGCGAGGCGCCGGGCGTGCTGCGTGAACAGGTGACGAGC of the Algicella marina genome contains:
- the pqqD gene encoding pyrroloquinoline quinone biosynthesis peptide chaperone PqqD, whose amino-acid sequence is MIAEKAIPYLPRGVRLHFDRVREKWVLLAPERAVALDAVGHAVLSEIDGARSYGEVVSGLAEKYAAPREQIAKDSAQFLQGLLNRRFLELAP
- the pqqE gene encoding pyrroloquinoline quinone biosynthesis protein PqqE; translated protein: MTVRPPIAMLAELTHRCPLSCPYCSNPLELAKKEQELDTATWVDAFRQAADLGVLQLHLSGGEPASRRDLVELVEAARTAALYTNLITSGIGLTERRLRELDAAGLDHVQLSLQGTDAEMADHIGGYRGGFARKMQVAEWIGEIGFPLTLNAVLHRQNLHQLPRALEMAVEMGARRIEVATVQFHGWALKNRGAMMPTRAQAAEATKIVGEARKRLEGVLVIDYVPADYHSDYPKRCMGGWGSTGLNINPEGKVLPCHAAESIPHLTFDNIAEKSLREIWYEGAAFNAYRGDDWMQEPCSSCERKAVDFGGCRCQAMAIAGDPNATDPVCIKSPDHEKLRRMAEDFAGDDAELIYRG
- a CDS encoding 2-hydroxyacid dehydrogenase yields the protein MTKPDVLITGSYPEWDMQPMQEAFTVHELAADASATSLPRDVADKITALAMKGHAPIDGAYMDALPNLKMIANFGVGYDAIDVEAADARGIAVTNTPDVLSDDVADLAVAMLIAQARDMMGAEAWVRSGNWGTQGAYPLKQKVSGSRIGIIGLGRIGHEIASRLAAFKCEIGYSSRSRKETPGWQYFDDHVALADWADHVVIALAGGPGTAGLVSKQVIEAIGPRGILVNISRGSTVDEPALLDALESGRLGGAGLDVFENEPKIDPRFLKLKNAVLQPHQASATAETRQDMGALQRENLLSFYAKKPLQTPVNKTGKSYPR
- a CDS encoding HpcH/HpaI aldolase family protein, translated to MVQHNRFKARLKAGEAQLGLWLSLCSPVVADAVADSGMDWVLLDMEHAANSEQTVLAQLHAGQAGCPAVVRPWWNDTVLVKRLLDMGAETLLFPMVQTPEEAAAAVAATRYPPEGVRGVSMSQRGNRYGRDAGYHGRANAEVCVLVQVETREAMARIEEIAAVDGVDGVFFGPADIAASLGRIGDLNHQAVWDEIFAAADRVLAMGVPVGTLIAVPDRVRECVDRGFTFTACGSDLNLVARGADNLVKMYKGD
- a CDS encoding NAD-dependent epimerase/dehydratase family protein, with amino-acid sequence MTVIALTGAAGRLGGYLREALAKRADKVILTDRVSPEGLRANEEFRQAELDDYDAVHAALAGADVVLHFGAIADEAPWDEIWGPNFVGARNVWEAAHQHGIRRVIYASSIHAVGMYPRTQRIGVDTPHYPDSFYGLSKCFAENLGRLYWEKRGIESVMLRIYSCAQPNNERSLGVWLSPRDLVQLVEKSLDCPIVGCSVVYGVSANSRCPVSNEGAKFLGYEPVDNAEEFAPEILAAAKPDPSDKAQLHHGNVFATGDLGVSAVALMGRAEDGEG
- the proC gene encoding pyrroline-5-carboxylate reductase codes for the protein MATVLLVGAGNMGFAMLKGWAKDGGLRLMVVDPTEALRDRAAAVGAEVYADVAEVPRETDMIVLAVKPQVMDKVAPPYAEFPGAVMSVAAGVGVARLRGLVGERPIVRVMPNTPAAIGQGMSVGYAEGADDTLRALVERLTGVVGETAWIEDEGLMDAVTAISGSGPAYVFHFIECLASAGEKLGLAPELALQLARQTVAGAGALAREAGEAPGVLREQVTSPGGTTAAALAVLRETGALERLVNEAAEAARDRGRELG